The Ictalurus furcatus strain D&B chromosome 5, Billie_1.0, whole genome shotgun sequence genome includes a region encoding these proteins:
- the LOC128607339 gene encoding uncharacterized protein LOC128607339: MIPVIIAVVVQTLDFSLVKEVWPVFFYIVKEVWLVFFYIVKEVWLVFYIVKEVWLVFFYIVKEVWLVFFYIVKEVWLVFFYIVKEVWLVFYIVKEVWLVFFIVKEVWLVFFIVKEVWLVFFYIVKEVWLVFFYIVKEVWLVFFYIVKEVWLVFFYIVKEVWLVFFYIVKEVWFVFFYIVKEVWLVFFYIVKEVWLVFFYIVKEVWLVFFIVKEVWLVFFYIVKEVWFVFFYIVKEVWLVFFIVKEVWLVFFYIVKEVWFVFFYIVKEVWLVFFYIAKEVWLVFFYVVKEVWFVLFYIVKEVWLVFFYIVKEVWLVFFYIVKEVWLVFFYIVKEVWFVFFYIVKEVWLVFFSIFKKVWLVFFSIVQEVWPVFSIFKEVWLVFSILKEVWLARCGLCSPP; this comes from the exons ATGATACCAGTTATAATAGCTGTAGTGGTACAG ACCTTAGACTTCTCCttggtgaaggaggtgtggcctgttttcTTCtacatagtgaaggaggtgtggcttgtgtTCTTTTatatagtgaaggaggtgtggcttgtgttctatatagtgaaggaggtgtggcttgtgttcttctacatagtgaaggaggtgtggcttgtgttcttttacatagtgaaggaggtgtggcttgtgttcttctatatagtgaaggaggtgtggcttgtgtTCTATATAGTGAAGGAAGTGTGGCTTGTGTTCttcatagtgaaggaggtgtggcttgtgttcttcatagtgaaggaggtgtggcttgtgtTCTTTTATATAGTGAAGGAAGTGTGGCTTGTGTTCTTTTatatagtgaaggaggtgtggcttgtgttcttctatatagtgaaggaggtgtggcttgtgttcttctacatagtgaaggaggtgtggcttgtgttcttctacatagtgaaggaggtgtggtttgTGTTCTTCtacatagtgaaggaggtgtggcttgtgttcttttacatagtgaaggaggtgtggcttgtgtTCTTCTACatagtgaaagaggtgtggcttgtgttcttcatagtgaaggaggtgtggcttgtgttcttttacatagtgaaggaggtgtggtttgtgttcttttacatagtgaaggaggtgtggcttgtgttcttcatagtgaaggaggtgtggcttgtgttcttttacatagtgaaggaggtctggtttgtgttcttttacatagtgaaggaggtgtggcttgtgtTCTTCTACATagcgaaggaggtgtggcttgtgttcttctatgtagtgaaggaggtgtggtttgtgttgttctacatagtgaaggaggtgtggcttgtgttcttctacatagtgaaggag gtgtggcttgtgttcttttacatagtgaaggaggtgtggcttgtgttcttctacatagtgaaggaggtgtggtttgTGTTCTTCTACattgtgaaggaggtgtggcttgtgtTCTTCTCCATATTTAAGAAGGTGTGGCTTGTGTTCTTCTCCATTGtgcaggaggtgtggcctgtgttcTCCATAtttaaggaggtgtggcttgtgtTCTCCATTTTGAAGGAGGTTTGGCTTGC gaggtgtggcttgtgtTCTCCTccatag